CCCGAACCTCACCGAACTCCGGATTATCGGCACCAGTGAAGAAGGCCGCGACATTCATTTGCTTACTATCAACAACAACAAGACAGGCAAAGACACGGAGAAACCGGGTGTCTACGTCGACGGTACCATTCACGGTAACGAGGTTCAGGCCGCCGAAGTCTGTCTCTATCTGGCCTGGTATCTCTTGGAAAGCTATGACTCGAATGAGTCGATCAAAGAACTTGTCGACAGCCGCGCCTTCTACATTATACCGGTGGTCAATGTGGACCAACGCTGGCGATTCTTCACCGACGCCGGCCACTACAACAAGGGTCGCACTGCCATGGTACCTTATGATGACGACCGTGACGGCCTGGCTGATGAAGATTCATCGGAAGACCTGGACGGTGACGGTGAGATACTTCGAATGCGCGTGGCCGATCCATTCGGTGGCTACAAGACCCATCCGGATGATCCGCGCGTAATGGTGCGTGTCGAGCCGGGTGAGATCGGCCAGTGGCGACGCCTGGGAAGTGAAGGGATCGACAACGACGGTGATGGTCGACTCAACGAGGACGGCCCCGGCTATCTCGACATGAATCGCAACTACGGATTCAAGTGGCAGCCGCCCTACGTGCAGTCCGGCGCCGGGGATTTCCCGATGTCATCAAAGCCGACCAAGGCGACATCTGACTTTATTATTACCAAGCCGAACATCTGCTTCAATTTTGCTTTTCACAACTCAGGCGGCATGTGGGTGCGTGGACCCGGCTCCAAGCTGGCTGGCTTTTATCCACCCTCTGATGTGAAAGTGTATGATTTTCTCGGCAAGGAAGGTGAGAAAATCACACCCGGTTATGATTATATAATCGGTGGACAGGACATGTACACCACACACGGCGATTTCGACGAATGGATGTTTTCGAACAACGGCATCTTTGGCTTTGTCGGTGAACTGTTTATGAGTGAGCAGGAGCGCTACCGCAAACAGGAACCCAAAAAGTCCGAAGATGAAGATGACTCGCAGTATTATGGCGGTACGCCCGCCGAAGAACGGCAATTGTTCAGCGATAACTTGACCCAGGGGGAAATGTACACGCCCTGGAAGAAATTCGATCATCCGCAATTCGGCGAAGTTGAAATAGGTGGATGGCGAACATTCACGACGCGTATGCCACCACCGTTTCTGATGCTTGAAATGGTCCACCGTAATGCCTCGATGGTGATCTTCACGGCACGGCACGCACCGGTGGTTTCACTGGAGCTGTTGGATGTCACGGATCTGGGTGGCGGTCTCAAACGTGTGCGCGTTCGGGCGTCGAACAGAAATGCAATCCCGACCTTGTCGAGCACTGCCGTAAGGCACAAGATATATCGTAAGGACATCCTCAGGATCGACGGTGTCGAAGTTGTCTCCGGTGGTATCATCGAGGATAGGTTCCTCAACCGAGTCTCGTCGCTGGAGCATCGGCCGCACATGATTTTCACCAGTGTGCCATCTTTCGGTAGGCGTGATGTGCAGTGGATTGTCAGAGGCAAGGGCAAAGCCAAGGTGACCTTCGAAGCGATCAAGGCGAGGAATAAGTCACTGACGATTGACTTGTAGGTGAAACAGTACTTGACGACATTGTATGACCTCGCAGGGTATCCACGCCACCACCTCACCCTGAGCGGAGTCGAAGGGTGAACGGAAAGGTTTGGCTTGCGTGGTGTCGGGCGACCTCGCCCGACACATCCGAGAGGCGCCAAGCGCATGATACCCGCTCATGGGTGGCTTGACCGTGGCAGGATCACAAGGGTCCTGCCCACCAGACTATCAAGGCAGTGACTTGTGCCCGCGTGATCTTCAGATCGCGTGGGCTGTGGTGGCCGAGTCTGAAGACTCGACCATCACAAGAAAAACGACTCATCACCTAATCCTGAACGCAGTCGAAGGCCAGGAAAGCCAGTTTCATCGCGCTTCGCGCGTGTTCGGGTAGCACTCTTTATCACCCG
This DNA window, taken from Candidatus Zixiibacteriota bacterium, encodes the following:
- a CDS encoding M14 family metallopeptidase, translating into MIAFRIFLTLALLVASTASATKAGKLTLSFDHYFDGPEMTRSLEQLNAAYPNLTELRIIGTSEEGRDIHLLTINNNKTGKDTEKPGVYVDGTIHGNEVQAAEVCLYLAWYLLESYDSNESIKELVDSRAFYIIPVVNVDQRWRFFTDAGHYNKGRTAMVPYDDDRDGLADEDSSEDLDGDGEILRMRVADPFGGYKTHPDDPRVMVRVEPGEIGQWRRLGSEGIDNDGDGRLNEDGPGYLDMNRNYGFKWQPPYVQSGAGDFPMSSKPTKATSDFIITKPNICFNFAFHNSGGMWVRGPGSKLAGFYPPSDVKVYDFLGKEGEKITPGYDYIIGGQDMYTTHGDFDEWMFSNNGIFGFVGELFMSEQERYRKQEPKKSEDEDDSQYYGGTPAEERQLFSDNLTQGEMYTPWKKFDHPQFGEVEIGGWRTFTTRMPPPFLMLEMVHRNASMVIFTARHAPVVSLELLDVTDLGGGLKRVRVRASNRNAIPTLSSTAVRHKIYRKDILRIDGVEVVSGGIIEDRFLNRVSSLEHRPHMIFTSVPSFGRRDVQWIVRGKGKAKVTFEAIKARNKSLTIDL